One Verrucomicrobiia bacterium genomic window carries:
- a CDS encoding exo-alpha-sialidase: MAMASRMRRVWVGVIVLMGAVAAAAETEGERDEAAGSGIESRELFRDRRFPNVVVAMDGTVLALCGNRQPLAVRRSEDGGATWSEPILLGNERSIMGAAVVDEGSGDVLVFDHFLDHRGMYRSRDHGRSWQAEEVTIRPDRLGGVGLTHGAEAGITLRHGAARGRLLVPARVLGPENSNAQEWWPYHYNTAIHSDDGGRTWQTGSPFPVLGTGEGALVELADGTIHYNSRCHMATDALRRVAWSHDGGLTWINPTAVPELPDGMRGTRYGCMAGLTRLEDTDREVVLYSNLDADEGHDLWGGRRNLTVWASLDGGRTWPIRRAIDPGPSAYSSMTVGRPGTASEGWIYVLYEGGPRGAHQDVRLARFRIEALTGAGR; the protein is encoded by the coding sequence ATGGCCATGGCATCGCGGATGAGGCGGGTATGGGTGGGAGTGATCGTGTTGATGGGTGCGGTGGCCGCGGCGGCCGAAACCGAGGGCGAGCGGGACGAGGCAGCGGGGAGCGGCATCGAATCGAGGGAGCTGTTTCGGGATCGGCGATTTCCGAATGTGGTGGTGGCGATGGACGGGACGGTGCTGGCGCTGTGCGGGAACCGGCAGCCGTTGGCGGTGCGGCGGAGCGAGGACGGGGGGGCGACGTGGAGCGAGCCGATCCTGCTGGGGAACGAGCGATCGATCATGGGGGCGGCGGTGGTGGATGAGGGGTCGGGTGACGTGCTGGTGTTCGACCATTTCCTGGACCACCGGGGGATGTATCGGAGCCGGGACCATGGACGGAGCTGGCAGGCCGAGGAGGTGACGATCCGGCCGGACCGGTTGGGCGGGGTGGGATTGACGCATGGGGCGGAGGCTGGGATCACGCTTCGTCACGGTGCGGCGCGGGGGCGGTTACTGGTTCCGGCCCGGGTGCTGGGACCGGAGAACTCCAACGCCCAGGAGTGGTGGCCGTACCATTACAACACGGCGATTCACAGTGATGACGGGGGGCGCACCTGGCAGACCGGTTCGCCGTTTCCGGTGCTGGGAACGGGCGAGGGGGCGCTGGTCGAGCTGGCGGATGGGACGATCCACTACAATTCCCGGTGTCACATGGCGACCGATGCATTGCGCCGGGTGGCGTGGAGCCACGACGGGGGCCTCACGTGGATCAATCCGACGGCCGTGCCGGAGCTGCCGGACGGCATGCGGGGGACGCGGTACGGGTGCATGGCGGGACTGACGCGTCTGGAGGACACGGATCGGGAGGTGGTGCTTTACAGCAATCTGGATGCGGACGAGGGGCACGATCTGTGGGGAGGCCGGCGAAATCTCACGGTGTGGGCCAGTTTGGATGGCGGCCGCACCTGGCCCATCCGGCGGGCGATCGACCCGGGACCGAGCGCCTATTCGTCCATGACGGTGGGGCGTCCGGGCACGGCGAGCGAAGGGTGGATCTATGTCCTCTATGAGGGGGGGCCGAGGGGAGCCCACCAGGACGTTCGGCTGGCCCGGTTCCGGATTGAGGCGCTGACCGGGGCGGGGCGTTGA
- the gatA gene encoding Asp-tRNA(Asn)/Glu-tRNA(Gln) amidotransferase subunit GatA codes for MLHRLSIANLTRQLDARQCSSREAVQACLDRIAAVDPRVKAFLHLDAADALAQADAADRRLATGAPHPDQPLLGVPIALKDLICHRGQPCRCASRILGDFISPYDATVVERLRAAGAVVFGRLNMDEFAMGSSTENSAFHTTRNPWDTDRIPGGSSGGSAAAVAAGEAFATLGSDTGGSIRQPAALCGCVGVKPTYGRVSRYGLVAFASSLDQIGPFARTVADAALVTRVIAGHDPRDATSLPEPVPDYSASLSGDLRGLRLGVAREFMVGGLDPEVRDAVGRAVAHLQSLGATVEEVSLPHSEHAVATYYIVATAEASANLARFDGVRYGRRVPGSDPTGMIERTRGEGFGAEVKRRIILGTYVLSSGYYDAYYLRAQKVRTLIRQDFLEAFRRVDAIVSPTTPTAAFRLGEKTQDPLQMYLSDIFTISCNLAGIAGISLPCGFTASPRLPIGLQLLGPPLGEGTLFRIAHAYEQSTPWHREAPPLD; via the coding sequence GTGCTCCATCGCCTCTCCATCGCCAACCTCACCCGCCAGCTCGACGCACGCCAATGCTCCAGCCGCGAGGCCGTTCAAGCCTGTCTCGACCGCATCGCCGCCGTGGATCCGCGGGTCAAGGCCTTCCTGCATCTGGACGCCGCAGATGCGCTCGCCCAGGCCGACGCCGCCGACCGCAGGCTCGCCACCGGCGCACCCCACCCGGACCAGCCCCTCCTCGGCGTACCCATCGCCCTCAAGGATCTGATCTGTCACCGTGGTCAACCCTGCCGCTGTGCCTCCCGGATCCTCGGCGACTTCATCTCGCCCTATGACGCCACCGTGGTCGAGCGGCTCCGTGCCGCCGGCGCCGTCGTCTTTGGCCGGCTCAACATGGACGAGTTCGCCATGGGCAGCTCGACCGAGAACTCCGCCTTTCACACCACCCGCAATCCCTGGGACACCGACCGCATTCCAGGCGGATCGTCCGGCGGCTCGGCGGCAGCCGTCGCCGCCGGTGAGGCCTTCGCCACCCTCGGCTCCGACACCGGCGGCTCCATCCGCCAACCGGCCGCCCTCTGCGGCTGTGTCGGCGTCAAACCCACCTACGGTCGCGTCTCCCGTTACGGCCTCGTCGCCTTCGCCTCCTCCCTCGATCAAATCGGCCCGTTCGCCCGCACCGTCGCCGATGCCGCCCTGGTGACACGCGTCATCGCCGGGCACGACCCGCGCGACGCCACCAGCCTGCCGGAGCCTGTTCCAGACTATTCCGCCAGCCTGTCCGGCGACCTCAGGGGACTCCGGCTCGGCGTCGCCCGCGAATTCATGGTCGGCGGCCTTGATCCCGAAGTCCGCGACGCCGTCGGGCGCGCCGTGGCCCACCTCCAATCCCTCGGCGCCACCGTCGAGGAAGTCTCCCTGCCCCACAGCGAACACGCCGTCGCCACCTACTACATCGTGGCCACCGCCGAGGCCTCCGCCAATCTCGCCCGGTTCGACGGGGTCCGCTACGGCCGGCGCGTTCCCGGTTCCGACCCGACCGGGATGATCGAACGAACCCGTGGCGAGGGCTTTGGCGCGGAGGTGAAGCGGCGGATCATCCTCGGCACCTACGTGCTCAGCAGCGGGTACTACGACGCCTACTACCTTCGCGCCCAAAAAGTCCGGACCCTCATCCGGCAGGATTTCCTCGAGGCCTTCCGGCGCGTCGATGCCATCGTCTCCCCCACCACGCCCACCGCCGCCTTCCGGCTCGGCGAAAAAACGCAGGACCCCCTCCAGATGTACCTCAGCGACATCTTCACCATCTCCTGCAATCTCGCCGGCATCGCAGGCATCAGCCTGCCCTGCGGCTTCACCGCCTCCCCCAGGCTGCCCATCGGACTGCAACTCCTCGGACCGCCCCTCGGCGAAGGCACCCTCTTCCGCATCGCCCATGCCTACGAACAGTCCACCCCGTGGCATCGGGAAGCCCCGCCCCTGGACTGA
- the gatC gene encoding Asp-tRNA(Asn)/Glu-tRNA(Gln) amidotransferase subunit GatC, which produces MPAESFDIHYVADLARVRLTPDEEQHLGAQLGKILDYIEQLRTVDVSGVDPTAHAFPLVNVTRPDEAQAGLTHEDALRNAPQPRNGLFIVPRIVE; this is translated from the coding sequence GTGCCGGCGGAATCCTTCGACATCCATTACGTGGCGGACCTGGCCAGAGTTCGCCTGACCCCCGACGAGGAGCAGCATCTCGGGGCGCAGCTCGGCAAGATCCTCGACTACATCGAGCAGCTCCGGACCGTGGACGTCAGCGGCGTGGATCCCACCGCGCACGCCTTCCCCCTCGTCAACGTGACCCGCCCCGATGAAGCGCAAGCGGGTCTCACTCACGAAGACGCCCTCCGCAACGCACCCCAGCCGCGCAACGGTCTCTTCATCGTGCCACGGATCGTCGAATAA
- a CDS encoding DUF1549 domain-containing protein — translation MKPTRAPALALALIALVASPAHAQLSEALRDQLPPPASRPVSFTDEVRPILDASCASCHGRGKSRGGFRIDTRETLLGDPDHDPVVIVGNSRDSYFIHLVSGLDPANVMPDKGTRLTADQVAILRAWIDQGVAWDPAISFGREDHRHLHPRQPDLPPPTGDLTHPVDRLVAAYLHRQGLAVPPPVEDRTFARRVHLDIVGLLPSPAELDAFLNDPRPDRRERLVDALLADRPRYAQHWLTFWNDLLRNDYRGTGYIDGGREQITQWLYSALRDNQPYDRFVRELVDPRDNGPRGFTKGIVWRGAINASQTPPMQAAQSISQVFLGVNLKCAACHDSFIDDWQLTDAYGLAAVYADDRLELVECDRPLGRFATVKFLFPELGDLPTQAPREDRIAQLAQLVTNRDNGRLSRTVVNRLWARFFGHGLVEPVDVMQNPAWDVDLLDWLAEDLVAHDYDLQRTMRQILTSRAYRFPSVDLPEPPVPDYTFRGPAVRRLTAEQFRDALGQLAGVWHDRPEGGVDGLLLERGPAQPPNADAFWIWSHPHAAEGVPPQTIHLRRTVELPPNPTEAVALVHVDNTHRLWINGREARRRNAIPWAETSVLDLRPFLRAGPNTFAVEAVNEGQGPNPAGFLFYARIRTGPEDNPGIHDFASDAAWTVSTTRVEGWQRADFQASDWSRAQILGNPGMAPWNVGAQFAAAVAGRTPYGQIRASLVAADPLTTALGRPNREQITSARPTTATTIQMLELTNGETLARILRQGAERLVTETPQGSTLVSRVFARSLGRPPTPDEATLSLALVGSQPRPDGVEDLLWSVVMLPEFQLIH, via the coding sequence ATGAAGCCAACACGCGCCCCGGCCCTCGCCCTGGCCCTGATCGCCCTGGTCGCGAGCCCCGCCCATGCCCAGTTGTCCGAGGCGCTCCGCGACCAGCTCCCGCCCCCTGCCTCCCGCCCCGTCTCCTTCACGGACGAAGTCCGCCCCATCCTCGATGCCAGTTGCGCCAGTTGCCACGGCCGCGGCAAGAGCCGCGGCGGATTCCGCATCGATACCCGCGAAACCCTGCTCGGAGACCCCGACCACGACCCCGTCGTCATCGTCGGCAACAGCCGCGACAGCTACTTCATCCACCTCGTCTCCGGTCTCGATCCCGCCAACGTCATGCCCGACAAGGGCACCCGACTGACCGCCGACCAAGTCGCCATCCTCCGCGCCTGGATCGACCAGGGCGTGGCCTGGGACCCCGCCATCTCCTTCGGCCGCGAGGACCATCGTCACCTGCATCCCCGCCAACCCGACCTCCCGCCCCCCACCGGCGACCTCACCCACCCGGTGGACCGCCTCGTCGCCGCCTACCTACACCGCCAGGGCCTCGCCGTGCCACCCCCCGTGGAGGACCGCACCTTCGCGCGCCGCGTGCATCTCGACATCGTGGGCCTCCTGCCCTCGCCCGCGGAACTCGATGCCTTCCTCAACGACCCCCGTCCCGACCGCCGCGAACGCCTCGTGGACGCCCTGCTCGCCGACCGGCCCCGCTACGCCCAGCACTGGCTCACCTTCTGGAATGACCTCCTTCGCAATGACTATCGCGGCACCGGTTACATCGACGGCGGACGCGAGCAGATCACCCAGTGGCTCTACTCCGCCCTCCGTGACAATCAGCCCTACGACCGCTTCGTCCGCGAACTCGTCGATCCTCGCGATAATGGCCCCCGCGGCTTCACCAAGGGCATCGTCTGGCGCGGCGCCATCAACGCCTCCCAAACCCCTCCCATGCAGGCCGCCCAGAGCATCTCCCAGGTCTTCCTCGGCGTGAACCTCAAGTGCGCCGCCTGCCACGACAGCTTCATCGACGACTGGCAGCTCACCGACGCCTACGGCCTCGCCGCCGTCTATGCCGATGACCGCCTCGAACTCGTCGAATGCGACCGGCCCCTCGGCCGCTTCGCCACCGTCAAATTCCTGTTTCCGGAACTCGGCGATCTCCCCACCCAGGCCCCGCGCGAGGACCGTATCGCCCAGCTCGCCCAACTCGTCACCAACCGGGATAACGGCCGCCTCTCCCGCACCGTCGTGAACCGCCTCTGGGCCCGCTTCTTCGGACACGGCCTCGTCGAGCCCGTCGATGTCATGCAGAACCCCGCCTGGGACGTGGACCTCCTCGACTGGCTCGCCGAGGACCTCGTGGCCCACGATTACGATCTCCAGCGCACCATGCGCCAGATTCTCACCTCCCGGGCCTACCGCTTCCCCTCCGTGGACCTCCCCGAACCGCCCGTCCCGGACTACACCTTCCGCGGTCCTGCCGTCCGCCGCCTCACCGCCGAACAGTTCCGCGATGCCCTCGGACAGCTCGCCGGCGTCTGGCACGACCGGCCCGAGGGAGGCGTCGATGGTCTCCTCCTCGAACGGGGCCCCGCCCAACCCCCGAACGCCGACGCCTTCTGGATCTGGTCCCATCCCCATGCCGCCGAGGGCGTCCCGCCCCAGACCATCCACCTCCGTCGCACCGTCGAGCTCCCCCCGAATCCCACCGAGGCCGTCGCCCTCGTTCATGTGGACAACACCCACCGCCTCTGGATCAACGGACGCGAAGCCCGCCGCCGCAACGCCATCCCCTGGGCCGAAACCAGCGTCCTCGATCTCCGCCCCTTCCTCCGCGCCGGTCCCAACACCTTCGCCGTCGAAGCCGTCAATGAGGGCCAGGGCCCCAACCCCGCCGGCTTCCTCTTCTACGCCCGCATCCGCACCGGGCCCGAGGACAACCCGGGCATCCATGACTTCGCCAGCGACGCCGCCTGGACCGTGTCCACCACCCGCGTCGAAGGCTGGCAACGCGCCGACTTCCAGGCCTCCGACTGGAGCCGCGCCCAGATTCTTGGCAACCCCGGCATGGCCCCCTGGAACGTCGGCGCCCAGTTCGCCGCCGCCGTCGCCGGCCGAACCCCCTACGGCCAGATCCGTGCCTCCCTCGTCGCCGCCGATCCCCTCACCACCGCCCTCGGCCGCCCCAACCGCGAACAAATCACCTCGGCCCGGCCCACCACCGCCACCACCATCCAGATGCTCGAACTGACCAACGGCGAAACCCTCGCCCGCATCCTGCGTCAGGGCGCCGAACGCCTCGTGACCGAAACGCCCCAGGGTTCCACCCTCGTCTCCCGCGTCTTCGCCCGCAGCCTCGGTCGCCCGCCCACCCCCGACGAAGCCACCCTCTCCCTCGCTCTCGTCGGCTCGCAACCCCGACCCGACGGAGTCGAAGACCTCCTCTGGTCCGTCGTCATGCTCCCCGAGTTCCAGCTCATCCACTGA
- a CDS encoding SDR family NAD(P)-dependent oxidoreductase, giving the protein MNPHPSQVVLVTGAGGGLGQALVNTFAQRGWTVAAAGHSALPCAPADTVWPCRLDVTQSPSCRQLVAAILARWGRLDALINNAGLSLDAILPRLDPADWDRVLDVNLKGAFLCSQAALPSMLENKSGHILNIASFAARSGAPGQAHYAAAKAGLIGLTLSLAREVGPLGVCVNAILPGVLDTPMTRSLPVSRLEAFRQQSVFGQLASVGDAAVAVEHLARLRHVSGQIIPLDGRIAPWT; this is encoded by the coding sequence ATGAACCCCCACCCCAGCCAGGTGGTCCTGGTGACCGGCGCCGGCGGTGGCCTCGGTCAGGCGCTGGTGAACACCTTTGCCCAACGCGGCTGGACCGTCGCCGCCGCAGGTCACTCCGCCCTTCCCTGCGCCCCTGCCGACACCGTCTGGCCCTGCCGCCTCGATGTCACCCAGAGCCCCTCTTGCCGCCAGCTTGTCGCCGCCATCCTCGCCCGATGGGGACGCCTCGACGCCCTCATCAACAACGCCGGCCTCTCCCTCGATGCCATCCTCCCCCGCCTCGATCCCGCGGACTGGGACCGCGTCCTGGATGTCAACCTCAAGGGCGCCTTCCTCTGTAGCCAGGCCGCCCTGCCGTCCATGCTCGAAAACAAATCGGGCCACATCCTGAACATCGCCTCCTTCGCCGCCCGCTCCGGAGCCCCAGGTCAGGCCCACTACGCCGCCGCCAAGGCCGGCCTGATCGGCCTGACGTTGTCTCTCGCTCGGGAAGTCGGCCCCCTCGGGGTCTGCGTCAATGCCATCCTCCCCGGCGTCCTCGACACCCCCATGACCCGCTCGCTGCCCGTCTCCCGCCTGGAGGCCTTTCGCCAGCAAAGCGTCTTCGGACAGCTTGCCAGCGTTGGCGATGCCGCCGTCGCCGTGGAACATCTCGCCCGTCTCCGTCATGTCTCCGGCCAGATCATCCCCCTCGACGGTCGGATTGCGCCCTGGACCTGA
- a CDS encoding amidohydrolase family protein, producing the protein MRLIRSRLLLPVTAPPVEDGAVLVSGNRILASGTWKDLRHHPAAVLDLGDAVLLPGLINAHCHLDYTHLVGHLPPPRRFTDWIQGVLALKAQWSFSEYAASWLDGARQLLHAGCTAVLDLEAVPELLAETWRATPLRLVSAFELTGVRSNRPAADILGETLARIDALDHPRHRPALAPHAPYSTRPDLVRLAARAARQRGLIATMHVSESREEYDMFRHARGPMFQWLDSQRDLSDCGHASPVRLVAETGLLSPATVLAHVNYLDHDDPRIIADSGTTVVHCPRSHDYFQHAPFPLGTLRDAGVPVALATDSLLSMRRTGRDMPRLDLRPELATAARSFPHLSPRDLLAMVTVTPAQAIGRASVLGTLQPGTVADLVAFPCAANATDAEAALIHSSEPVLASMIDGEWIIAPPSERPGQPP; encoded by the coding sequence ATGAGGTTGATCCGCTCCCGCCTGCTCCTCCCCGTCACCGCGCCGCCCGTCGAGGACGGCGCGGTTCTCGTTTCCGGCAATCGTATCCTCGCCTCCGGTACCTGGAAGGATCTACGCCATCACCCTGCTGCCGTTCTCGATCTCGGGGATGCCGTCCTCCTCCCTGGACTGATCAATGCCCACTGTCACCTCGACTATACCCACCTGGTCGGACACCTGCCGCCTCCACGCCGCTTTACCGATTGGATCCAAGGCGTCCTCGCCCTCAAGGCCCAATGGAGCTTCAGCGAATATGCCGCCTCCTGGCTCGACGGCGCCCGCCAACTCCTGCACGCCGGCTGCACTGCCGTCCTTGACCTCGAAGCCGTCCCCGAACTCCTCGCCGAAACCTGGAGGGCCACCCCGCTCCGCCTCGTCTCCGCCTTCGAACTGACAGGCGTCCGCTCCAACAGGCCCGCCGCCGACATCCTTGGCGAAACCCTCGCCCGCATCGACGCCCTGGACCACCCCCGCCATCGCCCGGCGCTCGCCCCTCACGCCCCCTACTCCACCCGGCCCGACCTCGTCCGCCTCGCCGCACGCGCCGCCCGGCAACGTGGCCTGATCGCCACCATGCATGTGTCGGAATCCCGCGAGGAATACGACATGTTCCGTCATGCCCGGGGCCCCATGTTTCAATGGCTCGACTCTCAACGCGACCTCTCCGACTGCGGCCATGCTTCGCCCGTCCGCCTCGTTGCCGAAACCGGCCTGCTCAGTCCCGCCACCGTCCTCGCCCATGTGAACTACCTCGACCACGATGACCCCCGGATCATCGCCGACTCCGGCACCACTGTCGTTCACTGCCCACGGAGTCATGACTACTTTCAACACGCCCCTTTTCCGCTCGGCACCCTCCGCGACGCCGGCGTCCCGGTCGCCCTCGCCACCGACAGCCTCCTCTCCATGCGCCGCACCGGACGTGACATGCCCCGCCTCGATCTGCGCCCCGAACTGGCCACCGCCGCCCGTTCCTTCCCCCACCTCTCCCCGCGCGACCTCCTCGCCATGGTCACCGTCACCCCCGCTCAGGCCATCGGCCGCGCCAGCGTCCTCGGCACCCTCCAACCCGGAACCGTCGCCGATCTCGTCGCCTTCCCCTGTGCCGCAAACGCGACCGACGCCGAGGCGGCACTGATCCACAGCTCCGAACCCGTTCTCGCCTCGATGATCGACGGCGAATGGATCATCGCCCCGCCCTCGGAACGTCCGGGACAGCCGCCATGA
- the raiA gene encoding ribosome-associated translation inhibitor RaiA, protein MKFILSTHNITLTQAIEDHILTRIDKLEHLYRRALEARVIVEHDHTRGPEKAFKCSIRLAVRGNDLYAEDVEADLYAAIDLVAKKVETQIRKKRSKVKARKHTEAASIKLRRQHNGE, encoded by the coding sequence ATGAAGTTCATTCTCTCCACGCACAACATCACCCTCACCCAAGCCATCGAGGACCACATCCTCACGCGCATCGACAAGCTCGAACACCTTTACCGGCGGGCTCTGGAAGCGCGGGTGATCGTGGAGCACGATCACACCCGGGGGCCCGAAAAGGCGTTCAAGTGTTCCATCCGCCTGGCCGTGCGCGGCAACGATCTCTACGCCGAGGACGTTGAGGCCGATCTCTATGCAGCCATCGACCTCGTCGCCAAAAAGGTCGAGACCCAAATCCGCAAGAAGCGCAGCAAAGTCAAGGCCCGCAAACATACCGAAGCCGCCAGCATCAAGCTGCGCCGCCAGCATAACGGCGAATGA
- a CDS encoding M15 family metallopeptidase gives MKRPPEALVRLREVDAGWVIALRYATNDNLTGRVLYASAEAWLRRETAWKLRTGAEMLVGRGLKLKVLDAYRPPSAQRALWAACPDPRFVASPDLGSRHTRGAAVDVTLVDGQGRELEMPSVHDAFGESARRDAPGASRMARLHAGWLHAAMTGAGFVGIASEWWHFDDADWRRYPLLEWEPGG, from the coding sequence GTGAAGAGGCCTCCCGAGGCGTTGGTGCGGTTGCGCGAGGTCGATGCAGGTTGGGTGATCGCACTCCGTTACGCGACGAACGACAATCTGACAGGGCGGGTACTCTATGCGTCGGCCGAGGCCTGGTTGAGGCGCGAGACGGCGTGGAAGCTAAGGACGGGGGCTGAGATGTTAGTGGGACGGGGGCTGAAGCTGAAGGTGCTGGATGCCTATCGGCCACCTTCCGCTCAGCGGGCCCTCTGGGCGGCGTGCCCGGATCCAAGGTTTGTGGCTTCCCCAGACCTGGGATCGCGGCATACGCGAGGCGCAGCCGTAGATGTGACCCTGGTGGATGGGCAAGGGCGCGAGTTGGAGATGCCTTCCGTGCATGATGCCTTTGGGGAATCCGCCCGACGGGATGCGCCCGGGGCCTCCCGGATGGCGCGGCTCCATGCCGGATGGCTTCATGCCGCGATGACTGGGGCAGGGTTTGTAGGAATCGCCTCGGAGTGGTGGCACTTCGACGACGCGGATTGGAGGCGATACCCATTGCTGGAATGGGAACCGGGGGGGTGA